AAATGTTGATTCGCAGAGGTAGATTTGTGTTATTGTCACCTACATTCACATGGACTTTGTTATACAATGTAGCGCCTGTGTGTTTGAACAAAGGAGGATGTCTTAATAGTTGTAGTAATAGTTGTGCTGATAACCTTTTTAATGACGAGGGCAAAGAGCATCAAGGATGACAGCACTCAGCTTTTTCTCTCAGTAAATGTGCCCATCATGTGACCCATTCTTGAGACGCTGACAGTGCAGAAATCCTCCTCCGGAAAGTTCCTTGAAATATACTGTGGCCTTCCACCTCTTTTGGtcttttgaaatgaatgaatggaagGGTTGTGACTTTGATTATTCACTTTGCTAAATCTCTTCCATGTGTACAGCAGTTTACAGATAATTCCCGCGCAACTCTCTCTACTCtaatacattcatacatttatctGTCTCTTTCAATGAGTCTGTGCTTGTTAAAGAGTTTTTctaattctttttttgttgttgttattccaGTGATAGCTGCAGTGGCTCATGATACTGATAGCACAGTCCACGGCTACTGGTACACTGACCGCAAATTTACCATAGTTGTCACTGCAGTCTTGAttattcttcctctctccatccccaAAGAGATTGGCTTCCAGAAGTATGCCAGGTACAAACACTCACTTCGCTCGGCTTATTTTCTCACTCAGTAAAACCTTTACCTTGCGTGATGATCATGTCTGAGTTATTGTTGTTCTTCATTGCAGTGCACTGAGTGTGATGGGCACCTGGTACGTTACCATTGTGATCATTATAAAGTATTTTGAGCCGGATAAGGAGGTTTCTCCGGGCTATATTCCCACCAGGTGAGCTCGGCTGCACGCCCTTGATGCTACTGTCCAAACTTTATGCAGCTAACAGCTTTTTCAAAAACTGTCCATCTACTTATTCAAGCAGAAACTTCTGCATCTTCATCGCCATGCTTTGCTTGATTTGCTAAATcgttgtttttgttacagttcTACTTCCTGGACTGCAGTTTTCAATGCAATGCCTACCATATGCTTTGGTTTCCAGGTATCTCttcatttggttttatttaagATCATAAAACTATGTGAACTCTTTTTGAACTGTTTaatatctctttctttctttctttctttctttctttctttctttctttctctctctctctctctctctctctctctctctctctctctctctctctctctctctctctcactctgacaGTGCCATGTCAGCTGTGTGCCAGTGTTCAACAGCATGAGGAGGAAAGAGATCAAACCTTGGGGACTTGTGGTCACTCTCAGCATGAttatctgtctttttgtttacacAGGAACAGGTACTATCAACATGTGCACTCATTACTCAGTGTGTAATCAGTAATGTACCTAATAATCAGTCATTGAGTCTCGCATCTATTGACATGTCGACACATTCAGGAAACTGTTTCTAAAGACGTGTCACATAACATACAGTCATAGTGAGCCAATGAAATATCTACGCAGGCTACAAACTGGTTGTCAGCTTTTTGGTTGCCTTGTCAGATGGATCACATATAATTGTTCGAATCTAATCCACATCATCAATTACGCCAAAACTTGCTGCCTgtcgtgttttgtgtttgttcaggtgTTTGTGGCTTCCTGACATTCGGCTCCAATGTTAATCAGGATGTGTTGATGTCGTACCCCTCTAACGATATTGCCGTGGCCATCGCAAGAGCTTTTATTGTCATCTGTGTCATCACTTCCTACCCTATTTTACACTTCTGTGGCAGGTAAGATACAGTGATTTCCACAGGTCTGGTCTCTGGTTCAgtgtactgtttgtttgtttatttaatgtatgaATATTTCTACCTGTAGTACAGTGATATGTAAGTTTGTGTTACCTTACACATACAAGAAAGTTTGTTAGTTGCGTATCCGATGCAGTTATTTCAGCGTTCCTTGACTGCACTGTAATCGTGTGTCCTTCCAGAGCGGTTATTGAAGGACTTTGGCTACGTTTCCAAGGcgagcaggtggaggtgtgcGTCCGCCgtgagcagaggaggaggatccTGCAGACTCTGGTGTGGTTTGTTGTCACCCTCGTCCTTGCCCTCTTCATCCCAGACATTGGTCGGGTAATCTCACTGATTGGAGGATTGGCAGCCTGTTTTATCTTTGTATTCCCAGGTAATCCTTCCCTCATCTTTAGCAAGGTGTCACATTTCTGTGCAATTTTAATGTCACACTGTAACGCCTGTCCAATGTCACTTTAACTTATCAGGTTTGTGTTTGATGCAAGCCAAGCTGTCAGAAACAGACAACCGATCTGCAAGGTGAGATGCTGCtttttcttggatgtcttttagtttgtttggaacttttctgtgctgtgttgtagctgctgtttgtcGCTGAATAGATATGACGGGTCAAACAGAGTGCAACTTAAAGATATATTATCACACTTTAGCAACTTAAGAACGAAAGTACGACAATAAACAGCAGCTCATGGAGTTATGTGTAGTCAAACATTTAACTATTAGACATTTAGCAGGAAGTTTTTGAGGAAATTAAtcaactattttgatatttaatacAGCCTCAAATGACTAACAATCTATCTGTTTTATATCAACGTACAGAATATTGTTGATAAAGGAATCGATTAACACACTGATCTGCAGAGTTGGGTTTTATTTATCAGTGACTCTTTGGCATTAGAAACATTTGATTCAGTGtcaatataaaaaatgtttaatgcagATTTGAGTGAATCTGTATCCTCGATGGGGGTTTTCTGTAATGTGGATCTCTCTGTTACAGCTGGCATGGGATGGTGATCTTCggtgttgtcatggttacactTGGAGCTTTCATCTTCGGGCTCACCACGACCAACTCCATCTATCAAGATGTCGTCAGCTAAAAGGGACATTTTTATCGGCAACAGCAGTGTCCTTGTTGTTGAagatgggggtgggggggtgctTAGTCCATTGCTGCTATTCTGAAATACTGGATAAAGATGAAGAAGcatctcattttaaaaaaatcaacaccCACTATGGCATGCCACCCTGCTGTAGGGCTCTTTACTCAGTCAGGTTGTCATCAGAGACACCCCACCtcaccttttcttttgtgtAACGTTAAAttgcatgttttatgttttcatgatgATTTTAACTTGCAGTGGGAGCGCGTTTTGACAGATCAGCCGGGCGCCAGACAGAACGGCTTCCCCTGTCTCTGGGCTCTGTGTGGACAACACATTCCTGTCGTGTTTACAAGAGCTGACGGACTTTTGTACAATGAGCTCTTATAATCAAATTGATTTTAA
The Larimichthys crocea isolate SSNF chromosome VIII, L_crocea_2.0, whole genome shotgun sequence genome window above contains:
- the slc38a7 gene encoding sodium-coupled neutral amino acid transporter 7 codes for the protein MAINTDVEDWGGVGSNDSGERAWLLQSPSVDSDRHLDTEGRRSGGVSSLGACFIVVNAALGAGLLNFPAAFSMAGGVTAGVMLQMFMLIFIICGLVVLGYCSLVSNESTYQEVVRATCGKVTGVICEVAIAIYTFGTCIAFFIVIGDQLDRLIAAVAHDTDSTVHGYWYTDRKFTIVVTAVLIILPLSIPKEIGFQKYASALSVMGTWYVTIVIIIKYFEPDKEVSPGYIPTSSTSWTAVFNAMPTICFGFQCHVSCVPVFNSMRRKEIKPWGLVVTLSMIICLFVYTGTGVCGFLTFGSNVNQDVLMSYPSNDIAVAIARAFIVICVITSYPILHFCGRAVIEGLWLRFQGEQVEVCVRREQRRRILQTLVWFVVTLVLALFIPDIGRVISLIGGLAACFIFVFPGLCLMQAKLSETDNRSASWHGMVIFGVVMVTLGAFIFGLTTTNSIYQDVVS